The DNA window TGCAATGTCTCGCAAAGGTCCAGACTGGGCTAAATCTGCAATGGAAATGATGAGAAAAGAAGGTGAAAAAGCTACGGAATACGTAGAAAAAATTGGTCAAGAAGCAGACATTGATGTGGAATCTATAATACTTGAGGGCGACCCTGCTGAAGAAGTCATCAAATTTGCCGATAAAAATGATATCAACCTTATTGTTATGGGTACCAGGGGTCTTTCTGGTATTAAACGGTTCATGGTTGGGAGTGTAGCTGATAAAGTGGTAAGACATTCTGAAAAAGAAGTACTGGTTGTTCCATCCTGACTGATTGA is part of the Methanohalobium evestigatum Z-7303 genome and encodes:
- a CDS encoding universal stress protein; translation: MTGEYNKILIATDGSENSKNAVQSGINLAKNTGAKVYTVYIIEPVSAAMSRKGPDWAKSAMEMMRKEGEKATEYVEKIGQEADIDVESIILEGDPAEEVIKFADKNDINLIVMGTRGLSGIKRFMVGSVADKVVRHSEKEVLVVPS